Within Patescibacteria group bacterium, the genomic segment GGCAAAAAGGAAGGGGGTCTGGGGGAAGGAATTTTTGCCCTTTTGCGATTAAGAATAGAGCGTTTCCGCTTTTCTCTGATTAAGAGAAAACCAAAACAGAAAAATTTTCTTTTCCTTTTAAAAGAAAAAATTGCGCGCGAAAAAATTAAAAAATGTAGAGAAAATTTTTCTGTTTTGGTTTGCCGTAGCGGAGCGGAGGCAAGCGGAAACGCACCTCATTCTTGTTCTGGATTTTCTTTGAAAAAAGTTCGGATTTCGTTCAGAATACGGAGCCAAATGGGACGAAGTAAATCTCCCGATTAAGCTGAAATTATCAAAATGTTAAGCAGAAATAAATTAAAAAATGAAAACAATATGCGCAAAATATTTTTTATCATTATAGTATTGGCCGTTATCGTCGCAGGATGCTGGATTTATTTGTCCGTAAACAAAGAACAGGTGTGTTCTTTGTCGAGAGGAACTATTATAACGTCTCTTTGTTGCAAAACTACGGGAGATTTCCCGAATACTTGCCTTATCGGCGCCTGTGGTTGTTCTCCTGGCTACAGCCACGAGGTTAAATTTTGTGACTGCGGTTCTGATAGATGTTTCAACGGAATCCGTTGCAAAAGCGCTGAATAAATCGGAAAAATAAAAACCGCCCGGGGGGCGGCTTTTAAAATTAAAATTATCATTACTGACAGCAATACCGTGTCCAACTGCTCTGATGACAACCTGCGTTGTAGGCCTCATTGCTTGAACGATAACAAAAGCCATTGCAGTAGTATTGTGCAGAATTGGGGCAACAGTGTGATTCTGTCCAACAGAAACCCACTGAACAATGTTGACATCCTATGCTTTTAGTCTGGCCTCCTCCGCCACCACCATTCCCTCCGCCGTCGCTTTGAGTGTGAAAAAACTGATAAATAGATTTGCATGATTGGTCTCCTGTATTAGGGTAATTGCCAACAGCGCAATTATACGAGTACCATACCCAGTATAAAAATAAAACAAGAATCACTATTTGAATAATTGCTTTAATTACTTTGACAACTGGCGGCCTAGACTTTTTTGGGGGCGTTGGTGGGGATTGAACGAGGGCTGGCGGAGTTTCAGCAGTTCTAACTAAACTTGCTCCGCAATTTTTACAAAATTTATCTTCCAGGTTGCTTTTTTGACCGCACTTTGGACAAAAATTTACCATATATGATAATTTTAATTCAGAATTACTGCTTTGTCAATTAAATACACCTATCTATAATGTGTCGCCCGCGTCGACTTGGACACGGATTTTGGCCCGATTTTTTTATATCCTCCCCTTTTTAATTCCTTCCCGGATTTTTTGCATTAAATCCATATAAAATTTCAGATTGTGGATTGTAGCAAGGCGCTGATACAAAGATTCGCCTGATTTGTATAAATGATGCAGATACGCTTTAGAACAATTCTTATCCAGTAAGGAAAAATCTGTTGCGTATTTACTTTTTCCAATTTGGATTTTCTCGTATTTTAAATCCTTGCCTTTAAAAACAAACAATTCCCCGTGCCGCGCATGGCGGGTGGGAATCACGCAATCAAACATATCAATCCCTTGTTTTACTGACTGGATAACCTGCTCTGGATAGCCAATACCCATTAAATAATGCGGTTTGTTTTCCGGAAGTTTATTGGCAAGGAATTTCAAAATCTTATGCGCTTCTGAAAACGGCTCGCCCACAGAAACTCCGCCAATGGCAATGCCATCAAAGCTTAATTTCAATAAATCATCCAAACTCTTTTTGCGCAAATCATTAAAAATACCGCCCTGCACAATCCCGAAAACCAATGGTCTGTTTCCCCCTGCCTGCCGGCAGGCAGGTTTCCATTTTTTCATTAAATCCCTGCTTCTTTTAGCCCAGTCAGTTGTGCGTTTTACTGCTTTTTCCACTCTTTTTTTGTTTTTAGTATATTCCGGGCATTCATCCAAAACCATACAAATATCAGAACCGATTTCTTTCTGGAATTCTAGGGCTTTTTCTGGAGTAAGAAATATTTTTCCTCCGGACTCTGTTGATGAAAATTCCACTCCCCTATTGTCCAATTTCAGTAATTTTGTCAAAGAAAAAATCTGGTATCCGCCAGAATCAGTCAGTATTGGGCCATTCCATTTAATCAATTTATGGACTCCATTGAATTTTTTGATTGTCTTTAATCCTGGCCTGGCCATAAGATGATAAGTATTGGATAAAATTATCGGCACATTAATTTGTTTTAATTCTTCCGTGGTTAAATTTTTAACAGCTCCCTTGGTTGCAATAGACATGAAAAACGGCGTATCTATTTCGCCGTGTTTCACTTTTAATCTGCCGATTCTGGCTTTTGAGATTTTTGATTTTTTAATGACTTTAAACATTAGTATTCTTCCAATTTTTTCAATTTTTGATGTTCGCGGATTTTTTGCAGGGATTTTGCTTCGATTTGGCGGATTCTTTCGCGAGTAACCCTGAATTTTTTACCCACTTCTTCCAATGTATGGGTTATTCCATCTTTTAAACCGAATCTCATTCCCAAAATCTCCTGTTCGCGCTGAGATAAATCAACCAAGATTTCCTGTAGCCAATCCCTTAATAATCTTTGGGCTGCAATCTGATGAGGCATGACAGTTTTTTCATCAACAACAAAATCAGCAAGCGTGCTGTCTTCTTCATCTTCTC encodes:
- the tgt gene encoding tRNA guanosine(34) transglycosylase Tgt; the protein is MFKVIKKSKISKARIGRLKVKHGEIDTPFFMSIATKGAVKNLTTEELKQINVPIILSNTYHLMARPGLKTIKKFNGVHKLIKWNGPILTDSGGYQIFSLTKLLKLDNRGVEFSSTESGGKIFLTPEKALEFQKEIGSDICMVLDECPEYTKNKKRVEKAVKRTTDWAKRSRDLMKKWKPACRQAGGNRPLVFGIVQGGIFNDLRKKSLDDLLKLSFDGIAIGGVSVGEPFSEAHKILKFLANKLPENKPHYLMGIGYPEQVIQSVKQGIDMFDCVIPTRHARHGELFVFKGKDLKYEKIQIGKSKYATDFSLLDKNCSKAYLHHLYKSGESLYQRLATIHNLKFYMDLMQKIREGIKKGRI